One Melospiza melodia melodia isolate bMelMel2 chromosome 1, bMelMel2.pri, whole genome shotgun sequence genomic window carries:
- the BRD9 gene encoding bromodomain-containing protein 9 isoform X2: MGKKHKKHKAEKAEWRSTSATAYSDYVDKPLEKPLKLVLKVGGSEVTELSGSGHDSSYYDDRSDHERERHKEKKKKKKKKSEKEKEKHLDDEERRKRKEEKKRKREKEQCDTEGETDDFDPGKKVEVEPPPDRPVRACRTQPAENESTPIQQLLEHFLRQLQRKDPHGFFAFPVTDAIAPGYSMIIKHPMDFGTMKEKIAANEYKSVTEFKADFKLMCDNAMTYNRPDTVYYKLAKKILHTGFKMMSKQAALLGDEDIAVEEPVPEVVPVQAETTKKSKKQNKEVISCIFEPEGNACSLTDSTAEEHVLALVEHAADEARDRINRYLPNSKIGYLKKNGDGTLLFSVVNSSDPEAEEEETHPVDLSSLSSKLLPGFTTLGFKDERRNKVTFLTSANTAPSLQNNSVFHDLKPDEIELLYSAYGDETGIQCALSLQEFVKDAGSYSKKIVDDLLDQITSGDHSKTIYQLKQRRNIPVKPLDEVKVLPVLIKEEHKLRSTCLDSSKQIMVGESAGDSNTSDLDFLSMKPYSDVSLDISILSSLGKVKKELDHDDNHLHLDETTKLLQDLHEAQADRVGSRPSSNLSSLSNTSERDQHHLGSPSHLSVGEQQDMVHDPYEFLQSPEASNATSN, translated from the exons ATGGGGAAGAAACACAAGAAGCACAAAGCCGAGAAGGCAGAATGGCGCTCGACCTCCGCCACCGCCTACAGCG attatgTGGACAAGCCTTTGGAAAAACCCTTAAAGCTGGTTCTTAAAGTTGGAGGCAGTGAAGTCACTGAACTCTCTGGGTCAGGGCATGACTCTAGTTACTACGATGATAGATCAGATCATGAGCGAGAACGAcataaagaaaagaagaaaaaaaagaagaaaaagtcagagaaggaaaaagaaaagcatcTAGATGATgaggaaagaagaaagagaaaa gaagagaaaaagaggaaaagggagaaggaaCAGTGTGACACTGAAGGAGAAACTGATGACTTTGATCCTGGGAAAAAGGTGGAGGTTGAACCTCCTCCAGATCGTCCTGTTAGAGCATGCAGAACTCAGCCAG CTGAAAATGAGAGCACACCAATCCAGCAATTACTGGAACACTTCCTTCGCCAGCTTCAAAG gaaAGATCCTCATGGGTTTTTTGCTTTTCCAGTCACGGATGCCATTGCTCCTGGGTATTCCATGATAATAAAACACCCTATGGATTTTGGTACAATGAAGGAAAAAATTGCAGCAAATGAATACAAATCAGTCACTGAATTCAAG GCTGATTTTAAACTGATGTGTGATAATGCAATGACTTACAACAGACCAGATACTGTTTACTACAAGCTAGCCAAGAAGATACTGCACACAGGCTTTAAGATGATGAGCAAA CAGGCAGCTCTTTTGGGCGATGAGGACATAGCAGTTGAAGAACCTGTTCCTGAAGTTGTTCCTGTACAAGCAGAGACTACCAAGAAatccaaaaagcaaaataaagaagTTATTAG CTGCATTTTTGAACCTGAGGGGAATGCATGCAGCCTGACAGACAGCACTGCTGAAGAACATGTCCTGGCACTAGTGGAACATGCAGCAGATGAAGCTCGGGATAGGATCAATCGATATCTACCCAACAGCAAG ATTGGTTATCTGAAAAAAAATGGAGATGGAACTTTATTGTTTAGTGTAGTAAATTCATCTGATCCAGAAGCAGAAG AGGAAGAAACTCACCCAGTGGATCTGAGTTCACTGTCAAGCAAATTATTACCTGGCTTCACTACACTGGGCTTCAAAGATGAACGAAGAAATAAAG TAACCTTTCTTACCAGTGCCAATACAGCACCTTCTTTGCAAAACAACTCTGTATTTCATGATCTGAAACCAGATGAGATAGAGCTTCTATACTCCGCATATGGTGATGAAACTGGGATCCAGTGTGCCTTAAG CTTACAAGAATTTGTGAAGGATGCTGGAAGTTATAGCAAGAAAATAGTTGATGATCTTCTGGACCAGATCACTAGTGGTGACCATTCCAAAACTATTTATCAGCTAAAGCAG AGGCGAAACATTCCAGTAAAACCACTGGATGAAGTTAAA GTTCTGCCAGTTCTTATAAAAGAAGAACACAAGTTGCGCAGTACCTGTCTGGATTCTTCCAAACAGATTATG GTTGGAGAATCTGCTGGAGACAGTAACACTTCTGACTTGGACTTTCTCTCCATGAAGCCGTATTCAGATGTATCTCTTGATATTTCTATTTTAAGTTCGTTAG GAAAAGTGAAGAAGGAGCTTGATCATGATGATAACCATCTACATCTAGATGAAACAACAAAACTGCTTCAGGACCTTCATGAAGCTCAGGCTGACAGAGTGGGATCCCGGCCATCGTCCAATTTGAGCTCCCTTTCCAATACCTCTGAAAGAGACCAACATCATCTTG GAAGCCCCTCTCATCTGAGTGTTGGAGAACAACAAGACATGGTTCACGATCCGTATGAATTTCTTCAGTCTCCAGAAGCCTCAAATGCTACTAGTAACTAA
- the BRD9 gene encoding bromodomain-containing protein 9 isoform X3, which produces MGKKHKKHKAEKAEWRSTSATAYSDYVDKPLEKPLKLVLKVGGSEVTELSGSGHDSSYYDDRSDHERERHKEKKKKKKKKSEKEKEKHLDDEERRKRKEEKKRKREKEQCDTEGETDDFDPGKKVEVEPPPDRPVRACRTQPAENESTPIQQLLEHFLRQLQRKDPHGFFAFPVTDAIAPGYSMIIKHPMDFGTMKEKIAANEYKSVTEFKADFKLMCDNAMTYNRPDTVYYKLAKKILHTGFKMMSKAALLGDEDIAVEEPVPEVVPVQAETTKKSKKQNKEVISCIFEPEGNACSLTDSTAEEHVLALVEHAADEARDRINRYLPNSKIGYLKKNGDGTLLFSVVNSSDPEAEEEETHPVDLSSLSSKLLPGFTTLGFKDERRNKVTFLTSANTAPSLQNNSVFHDLKPDEIELLYSAYGDETGIQCALSLQEFVKDAGSYSKKIVDDLLDQITSGDHSKTIYQLKQRRNIPVKPLDEVKVLPVLIKEEHKLRSTCLDSSKQIMVGESAGDSNTSDLDFLSMKPYSDVSLDISILSSLGKVKKELDHDDNHLHLDETTKLLQDLHEAQADRVGSRPSSNLSSLSNTSERDQHHLGSPSHLSVGEQQDMVHDPYEFLQSPEASNATSN; this is translated from the exons ATGGGGAAGAAACACAAGAAGCACAAAGCCGAGAAGGCAGAATGGCGCTCGACCTCCGCCACCGCCTACAGCG attatgTGGACAAGCCTTTGGAAAAACCCTTAAAGCTGGTTCTTAAAGTTGGAGGCAGTGAAGTCACTGAACTCTCTGGGTCAGGGCATGACTCTAGTTACTACGATGATAGATCAGATCATGAGCGAGAACGAcataaagaaaagaagaaaaaaaagaagaaaaagtcagagaaggaaaaagaaaagcatcTAGATGATgaggaaagaagaaagagaaaa gaagagaaaaagaggaaaagggagaaggaaCAGTGTGACACTGAAGGAGAAACTGATGACTTTGATCCTGGGAAAAAGGTGGAGGTTGAACCTCCTCCAGATCGTCCTGTTAGAGCATGCAGAACTCAGCCAG CTGAAAATGAGAGCACACCAATCCAGCAATTACTGGAACACTTCCTTCGCCAGCTTCAAAG gaaAGATCCTCATGGGTTTTTTGCTTTTCCAGTCACGGATGCCATTGCTCCTGGGTATTCCATGATAATAAAACACCCTATGGATTTTGGTACAATGAAGGAAAAAATTGCAGCAAATGAATACAAATCAGTCACTGAATTCAAG GCTGATTTTAAACTGATGTGTGATAATGCAATGACTTACAACAGACCAGATACTGTTTACTACAAGCTAGCCAAGAAGATACTGCACACAGGCTTTAAGATGATGAGCAAA GCAGCTCTTTTGGGCGATGAGGACATAGCAGTTGAAGAACCTGTTCCTGAAGTTGTTCCTGTACAAGCAGAGACTACCAAGAAatccaaaaagcaaaataaagaagTTATTAG CTGCATTTTTGAACCTGAGGGGAATGCATGCAGCCTGACAGACAGCACTGCTGAAGAACATGTCCTGGCACTAGTGGAACATGCAGCAGATGAAGCTCGGGATAGGATCAATCGATATCTACCCAACAGCAAG ATTGGTTATCTGAAAAAAAATGGAGATGGAACTTTATTGTTTAGTGTAGTAAATTCATCTGATCCAGAAGCAGAAG AGGAAGAAACTCACCCAGTGGATCTGAGTTCACTGTCAAGCAAATTATTACCTGGCTTCACTACACTGGGCTTCAAAGATGAACGAAGAAATAAAG TAACCTTTCTTACCAGTGCCAATACAGCACCTTCTTTGCAAAACAACTCTGTATTTCATGATCTGAAACCAGATGAGATAGAGCTTCTATACTCCGCATATGGTGATGAAACTGGGATCCAGTGTGCCTTAAG CTTACAAGAATTTGTGAAGGATGCTGGAAGTTATAGCAAGAAAATAGTTGATGATCTTCTGGACCAGATCACTAGTGGTGACCATTCCAAAACTATTTATCAGCTAAAGCAG AGGCGAAACATTCCAGTAAAACCACTGGATGAAGTTAAA GTTCTGCCAGTTCTTATAAAAGAAGAACACAAGTTGCGCAGTACCTGTCTGGATTCTTCCAAACAGATTATG GTTGGAGAATCTGCTGGAGACAGTAACACTTCTGACTTGGACTTTCTCTCCATGAAGCCGTATTCAGATGTATCTCTTGATATTTCTATTTTAAGTTCGTTAG GAAAAGTGAAGAAGGAGCTTGATCATGATGATAACCATCTACATCTAGATGAAACAACAAAACTGCTTCAGGACCTTCATGAAGCTCAGGCTGACAGAGTGGGATCCCGGCCATCGTCCAATTTGAGCTCCCTTTCCAATACCTCTGAAAGAGACCAACATCATCTTG GAAGCCCCTCTCATCTGAGTGTTGGAGAACAACAAGACATGGTTCACGATCCGTATGAATTTCTTCAGTCTCCAGAAGCCTCAAATGCTACTAGTAACTAA
- the BRD9 gene encoding bromodomain-containing protein 9 isoform X1 translates to MGKKHKKHKAEKAEWRSTSATAYSDYVDKPLEKPLKLVLKVGGSEVTELSGSGHDSSYYDDRSDHERERHKEKKKKKKKKSEKEKEKHLDDEERRKRKEEKKRKREKEQCDTEGETDDFDPGKKVEVEPPPDRPVRACRTQPAENESTPIQQLLEHFLRQLQRKDPHGFFAFPVTDAIAPGYSMIIKHPMDFGTMKEKIAANEYKSVTEFKADFKLMCDNAMTYNRPDTVYYKLAKKILHTGFKMMSKERLLALKRSMSFMQDMDFSQQAALLGDEDIAVEEPVPEVVPVQAETTKKSKKQNKEVISCIFEPEGNACSLTDSTAEEHVLALVEHAADEARDRINRYLPNSKIGYLKKNGDGTLLFSVVNSSDPEAEEEETHPVDLSSLSSKLLPGFTTLGFKDERRNKVTFLTSANTAPSLQNNSVFHDLKPDEIELLYSAYGDETGIQCALSLQEFVKDAGSYSKKIVDDLLDQITSGDHSKTIYQLKQRRNIPVKPLDEVKVLPVLIKEEHKLRSTCLDSSKQIMVGESAGDSNTSDLDFLSMKPYSDVSLDISILSSLGKVKKELDHDDNHLHLDETTKLLQDLHEAQADRVGSRPSSNLSSLSNTSERDQHHLGSPSHLSVGEQQDMVHDPYEFLQSPEASNATSN, encoded by the exons ATGGGGAAGAAACACAAGAAGCACAAAGCCGAGAAGGCAGAATGGCGCTCGACCTCCGCCACCGCCTACAGCG attatgTGGACAAGCCTTTGGAAAAACCCTTAAAGCTGGTTCTTAAAGTTGGAGGCAGTGAAGTCACTGAACTCTCTGGGTCAGGGCATGACTCTAGTTACTACGATGATAGATCAGATCATGAGCGAGAACGAcataaagaaaagaagaaaaaaaagaagaaaaagtcagagaaggaaaaagaaaagcatcTAGATGATgaggaaagaagaaagagaaaa gaagagaaaaagaggaaaagggagaaggaaCAGTGTGACACTGAAGGAGAAACTGATGACTTTGATCCTGGGAAAAAGGTGGAGGTTGAACCTCCTCCAGATCGTCCTGTTAGAGCATGCAGAACTCAGCCAG CTGAAAATGAGAGCACACCAATCCAGCAATTACTGGAACACTTCCTTCGCCAGCTTCAAAG gaaAGATCCTCATGGGTTTTTTGCTTTTCCAGTCACGGATGCCATTGCTCCTGGGTATTCCATGATAATAAAACACCCTATGGATTTTGGTACAATGAAGGAAAAAATTGCAGCAAATGAATACAAATCAGTCACTGAATTCAAG GCTGATTTTAAACTGATGTGTGATAATGCAATGACTTACAACAGACCAGATACTGTTTACTACAAGCTAGCCAAGAAGATACTGCACACAGGCTTTAAGATGATGAGCAAA GAACGGCTGTTAGCTTTGAAGCGCAGCATGTCGTTTATGCAGGACATGGATTTTTCTCAGCAGGCAGCTCTTTTGGGCGATGAGGACATAGCAGTTGAAGAACCTGTTCCTGAAGTTGTTCCTGTACAAGCAGAGACTACCAAGAAatccaaaaagcaaaataaagaagTTATTAG CTGCATTTTTGAACCTGAGGGGAATGCATGCAGCCTGACAGACAGCACTGCTGAAGAACATGTCCTGGCACTAGTGGAACATGCAGCAGATGAAGCTCGGGATAGGATCAATCGATATCTACCCAACAGCAAG ATTGGTTATCTGAAAAAAAATGGAGATGGAACTTTATTGTTTAGTGTAGTAAATTCATCTGATCCAGAAGCAGAAG AGGAAGAAACTCACCCAGTGGATCTGAGTTCACTGTCAAGCAAATTATTACCTGGCTTCACTACACTGGGCTTCAAAGATGAACGAAGAAATAAAG TAACCTTTCTTACCAGTGCCAATACAGCACCTTCTTTGCAAAACAACTCTGTATTTCATGATCTGAAACCAGATGAGATAGAGCTTCTATACTCCGCATATGGTGATGAAACTGGGATCCAGTGTGCCTTAAG CTTACAAGAATTTGTGAAGGATGCTGGAAGTTATAGCAAGAAAATAGTTGATGATCTTCTGGACCAGATCACTAGTGGTGACCATTCCAAAACTATTTATCAGCTAAAGCAG AGGCGAAACATTCCAGTAAAACCACTGGATGAAGTTAAA GTTCTGCCAGTTCTTATAAAAGAAGAACACAAGTTGCGCAGTACCTGTCTGGATTCTTCCAAACAGATTATG GTTGGAGAATCTGCTGGAGACAGTAACACTTCTGACTTGGACTTTCTCTCCATGAAGCCGTATTCAGATGTATCTCTTGATATTTCTATTTTAAGTTCGTTAG GAAAAGTGAAGAAGGAGCTTGATCATGATGATAACCATCTACATCTAGATGAAACAACAAAACTGCTTCAGGACCTTCATGAAGCTCAGGCTGACAGAGTGGGATCCCGGCCATCGTCCAATTTGAGCTCCCTTTCCAATACCTCTGAAAGAGACCAACATCATCTTG GAAGCCCCTCTCATCTGAGTGTTGGAGAACAACAAGACATGGTTCACGATCCGTATGAATTTCTTCAGTCTCCAGAAGCCTCAAATGCTACTAGTAACTAA
- the BRD9 gene encoding bromodomain-containing protein 9 isoform X5: MGKKHKKHKAEKAEWRSTSATAYSDYVDKPLEKPLKLVLKVGGSEVTELSGSGHDSSYYDDRSDHERERHKEKKKKKKKKSEKEKEKHLDDEERRKRKEEKKRKREKEQCDTEGETDDFDPGKKVEVEPPPDRPVRACRTQPAENESTPIQQLLEHFLRQLQRKDPHGFFAFPVTDAIAPGYSMIIKHPMDFGTMKEKIAANEYKSVTEFKADFKLMCDNAMTYNRPDTVYYKLAKKILHTGFKMMSKERLLALKRSMSFMQDMDFSQQAALLGDEDIAVEEPVPEVVPVQAETTKKSKKQNKEVIREKFLAKQMEEDNPGERNGFGVRRCSTQYLSCIFEPEGNACSLTDSTAEEHVLALVEHAADEARDRINRYLPNSKIGYLKKNGDGTLLFSVVNSSDPEAEEEETHPVDLSSLSSKLLPGFTTLGFKDERRNKVTFLTSANTAPSLQNNSVFHDLKPDEIELLYSAYGDETGIQCALSLQEFVKDAGSYSKKIVDDLLDQITSGDHSKTIYQLKQRRNIPVKPLDEVKVLPVLIKEEHKLRSTCLDSSKQIMVGESAGDSNTSDLDFLSMKPYSDVSLDISILSSLGKVKKELDHDDNHLHLDETTKLLQDLHEAQADRVGSRPSSNLSSLSNTSERDQHHLGSPSHLSVGEQQDMVHDPYEFLQSPEASNATSN; the protein is encoded by the exons ATGGGGAAGAAACACAAGAAGCACAAAGCCGAGAAGGCAGAATGGCGCTCGACCTCCGCCACCGCCTACAGCG attatgTGGACAAGCCTTTGGAAAAACCCTTAAAGCTGGTTCTTAAAGTTGGAGGCAGTGAAGTCACTGAACTCTCTGGGTCAGGGCATGACTCTAGTTACTACGATGATAGATCAGATCATGAGCGAGAACGAcataaagaaaagaagaaaaaaaagaagaaaaagtcagagaaggaaaaagaaaagcatcTAGATGATgaggaaagaagaaagagaaaa gaagagaaaaagaggaaaagggagaaggaaCAGTGTGACACTGAAGGAGAAACTGATGACTTTGATCCTGGGAAAAAGGTGGAGGTTGAACCTCCTCCAGATCGTCCTGTTAGAGCATGCAGAACTCAGCCAG CTGAAAATGAGAGCACACCAATCCAGCAATTACTGGAACACTTCCTTCGCCAGCTTCAAAG gaaAGATCCTCATGGGTTTTTTGCTTTTCCAGTCACGGATGCCATTGCTCCTGGGTATTCCATGATAATAAAACACCCTATGGATTTTGGTACAATGAAGGAAAAAATTGCAGCAAATGAATACAAATCAGTCACTGAATTCAAG GCTGATTTTAAACTGATGTGTGATAATGCAATGACTTACAACAGACCAGATACTGTTTACTACAAGCTAGCCAAGAAGATACTGCACACAGGCTTTAAGATGATGAGCAAA GAACGGCTGTTAGCTTTGAAGCGCAGCATGTCGTTTATGCAGGACATGGATTTTTCTCAGCAGGCAGCTCTTTTGGGCGATGAGGACATAGCAGTTGAAGAACCTGTTCCTGAAGTTGTTCCTGTACAAGCAGAGACTACCAAGAAatccaaaaagcaaaataaagaagTTATTAG AGAGAAATTCTTAGCTAAGCAAATGGAAGAAGATAACCCAGGAGAGAGAAATGGATTTGGTGTGAGGAGATGCTCTACCCAGTACCTAAG CTGCATTTTTGAACCTGAGGGGAATGCATGCAGCCTGACAGACAGCACTGCTGAAGAACATGTCCTGGCACTAGTGGAACATGCAGCAGATGAAGCTCGGGATAGGATCAATCGATATCTACCCAACAGCAAG ATTGGTTATCTGAAAAAAAATGGAGATGGAACTTTATTGTTTAGTGTAGTAAATTCATCTGATCCAGAAGCAGAAG AGGAAGAAACTCACCCAGTGGATCTGAGTTCACTGTCAAGCAAATTATTACCTGGCTTCACTACACTGGGCTTCAAAGATGAACGAAGAAATAAAG TAACCTTTCTTACCAGTGCCAATACAGCACCTTCTTTGCAAAACAACTCTGTATTTCATGATCTGAAACCAGATGAGATAGAGCTTCTATACTCCGCATATGGTGATGAAACTGGGATCCAGTGTGCCTTAAG CTTACAAGAATTTGTGAAGGATGCTGGAAGTTATAGCAAGAAAATAGTTGATGATCTTCTGGACCAGATCACTAGTGGTGACCATTCCAAAACTATTTATCAGCTAAAGCAG AGGCGAAACATTCCAGTAAAACCACTGGATGAAGTTAAA GTTCTGCCAGTTCTTATAAAAGAAGAACACAAGTTGCGCAGTACCTGTCTGGATTCTTCCAAACAGATTATG GTTGGAGAATCTGCTGGAGACAGTAACACTTCTGACTTGGACTTTCTCTCCATGAAGCCGTATTCAGATGTATCTCTTGATATTTCTATTTTAAGTTCGTTAG GAAAAGTGAAGAAGGAGCTTGATCATGATGATAACCATCTACATCTAGATGAAACAACAAAACTGCTTCAGGACCTTCATGAAGCTCAGGCTGACAGAGTGGGATCCCGGCCATCGTCCAATTTGAGCTCCCTTTCCAATACCTCTGAAAGAGACCAACATCATCTTG GAAGCCCCTCTCATCTGAGTGTTGGAGAACAACAAGACATGGTTCACGATCCGTATGAATTTCTTCAGTCTCCAGAAGCCTCAAATGCTACTAGTAACTAA
- the BRD9 gene encoding bromodomain-containing protein 9 isoform X4, which yields MMRKEEREKKRKRGKGRRNSVTLKEKLMTLILGKRWRLNLLQIVLLEHAELSQLKMRAHQSSNYWNTSFASFKVTDAIAPGYSMIIKHPMDFGTMKEKIAANEYKSVTEFKADFKLMCDNAMTYNRPDTVYYKLAKKILHTGFKMMSKERLLALKRSMSFMQDMDFSQQAALLGDEDIAVEEPVPEVVPVQAETTKKSKKQNKEVISCIFEPEGNACSLTDSTAEEHVLALVEHAADEARDRINRYLPNSKIGYLKKNGDGTLLFSVVNSSDPEAEEEETHPVDLSSLSSKLLPGFTTLGFKDERRNKVTFLTSANTAPSLQNNSVFHDLKPDEIELLYSAYGDETGIQCALSLQEFVKDAGSYSKKIVDDLLDQITSGDHSKTIYQLKQRRNIPVKPLDEVKVLPVLIKEEHKLRSTCLDSSKQIMVGESAGDSNTSDLDFLSMKPYSDVSLDISILSSLGKVKKELDHDDNHLHLDETTKLLQDLHEAQADRVGSRPSSNLSSLSNTSERDQHHLGSPSHLSVGEQQDMVHDPYEFLQSPEASNATSN from the exons ATGATgaggaaagaagaaagagaaaa gaagagaaaaagaggaaaagggagaaggaaCAGTGTGACACTGAAGGAGAAACTGATGACTTTGATCCTGGGAAAAAGGTGGAGGTTGAACCTCCTCCAGATCGTCCTGTTAGAGCATGCAGAACTCAGCCAG CTGAAAATGAGAGCACACCAATCCAGCAATTACTGGAACACTTCCTTCGCCAGCTTCAAAG TCACGGATGCCATTGCTCCTGGGTATTCCATGATAATAAAACACCCTATGGATTTTGGTACAATGAAGGAAAAAATTGCAGCAAATGAATACAAATCAGTCACTGAATTCAAG GCTGATTTTAAACTGATGTGTGATAATGCAATGACTTACAACAGACCAGATACTGTTTACTACAAGCTAGCCAAGAAGATACTGCACACAGGCTTTAAGATGATGAGCAAA GAACGGCTGTTAGCTTTGAAGCGCAGCATGTCGTTTATGCAGGACATGGATTTTTCTCAGCAGGCAGCTCTTTTGGGCGATGAGGACATAGCAGTTGAAGAACCTGTTCCTGAAGTTGTTCCTGTACAAGCAGAGACTACCAAGAAatccaaaaagcaaaataaagaagTTATTAG CTGCATTTTTGAACCTGAGGGGAATGCATGCAGCCTGACAGACAGCACTGCTGAAGAACATGTCCTGGCACTAGTGGAACATGCAGCAGATGAAGCTCGGGATAGGATCAATCGATATCTACCCAACAGCAAG ATTGGTTATCTGAAAAAAAATGGAGATGGAACTTTATTGTTTAGTGTAGTAAATTCATCTGATCCAGAAGCAGAAG AGGAAGAAACTCACCCAGTGGATCTGAGTTCACTGTCAAGCAAATTATTACCTGGCTTCACTACACTGGGCTTCAAAGATGAACGAAGAAATAAAG TAACCTTTCTTACCAGTGCCAATACAGCACCTTCTTTGCAAAACAACTCTGTATTTCATGATCTGAAACCAGATGAGATAGAGCTTCTATACTCCGCATATGGTGATGAAACTGGGATCCAGTGTGCCTTAAG CTTACAAGAATTTGTGAAGGATGCTGGAAGTTATAGCAAGAAAATAGTTGATGATCTTCTGGACCAGATCACTAGTGGTGACCATTCCAAAACTATTTATCAGCTAAAGCAG AGGCGAAACATTCCAGTAAAACCACTGGATGAAGTTAAA GTTCTGCCAGTTCTTATAAAAGAAGAACACAAGTTGCGCAGTACCTGTCTGGATTCTTCCAAACAGATTATG GTTGGAGAATCTGCTGGAGACAGTAACACTTCTGACTTGGACTTTCTCTCCATGAAGCCGTATTCAGATGTATCTCTTGATATTTCTATTTTAAGTTCGTTAG GAAAAGTGAAGAAGGAGCTTGATCATGATGATAACCATCTACATCTAGATGAAACAACAAAACTGCTTCAGGACCTTCATGAAGCTCAGGCTGACAGAGTGGGATCCCGGCCATCGTCCAATTTGAGCTCCCTTTCCAATACCTCTGAAAGAGACCAACATCATCTTG GAAGCCCCTCTCATCTGAGTGTTGGAGAACAACAAGACATGGTTCACGATCCGTATGAATTTCTTCAGTCTCCAGAAGCCTCAAATGCTACTAGTAACTAA